One window of Novipirellula aureliae genomic DNA carries:
- a CDS encoding succinate CoA transferase, with the protein MPSNAFPRLTAEEAAELINHNDLVAMSGFTAAGAAKAVPRALAKRATSLHEEGKPFQIRVITGASTGESLDDRLAEADAVSWRAPYQSSRAMRQKINEGKVAFVDMHLSHVPQSVLFGFFGDVNVAVIEASEVTEDGKVYLTTSIGASPTFLKCADKVIIELNKRPSRRISDMADIVIPEPPPHRPALSLQHPLQRIGKNYAEVDPRKIIGIVETDEADELGGFADSDEISEAIAGHVVRFLSKELADGRIPPQFLPLQSGVGNVANAVTKGMGDSPDIPDFVMYTEVLQSAAFDLLQSGRLRGASTCALTLKPEQMLDLADNMNYFSNRLILRPQEISNNPAAVRQLGVIALNTALEADIYGHANSTHVCGNMIMNGIGGSGDFARNAYLSVFFCPSVAKGGKISTIVPMCTHVDHNEHSVQVVVTEQGLADLRGLAPQARAEMIIEKCAHPDYRGYLKQYLKDSKNGHIRHDLDHCFDLHKRLAETGSMLP; encoded by the coding sequence ATGCCAAGTAACGCTTTCCCCCGGTTGACGGCTGAGGAAGCTGCCGAGTTGATCAACCACAATGACCTCGTCGCGATGAGTGGTTTCACAGCTGCAGGTGCCGCCAAAGCAGTCCCGCGTGCACTTGCGAAACGAGCGACTTCGCTGCACGAAGAGGGTAAGCCTTTTCAAATTCGTGTCATCACCGGCGCTTCGACCGGCGAGAGTCTTGATGATCGCCTAGCCGAAGCCGACGCGGTCAGTTGGCGAGCCCCCTATCAATCGTCACGCGCGATGCGGCAAAAAATCAACGAAGGCAAAGTTGCCTTTGTGGACATGCACCTTTCCCATGTGCCGCAATCCGTCTTGTTCGGCTTCTTTGGCGACGTCAATGTCGCGGTCATCGAAGCGTCGGAAGTGACTGAGGATGGCAAGGTTTACCTGACGACTTCAATTGGAGCTTCCCCAACATTCCTGAAGTGTGCCGACAAGGTCATCATTGAATTGAACAAACGACCTTCGCGAAGAATCAGCGATATGGCTGATATTGTCATTCCTGAACCGCCGCCACATCGGCCTGCACTTAGCCTGCAACATCCTCTCCAGAGGATCGGTAAGAACTATGCCGAAGTCGATCCCCGCAAGATCATCGGCATCGTTGAGACCGATGAAGCCGACGAACTCGGCGGATTTGCCGACTCCGACGAAATCAGCGAAGCGATCGCCGGCCACGTCGTTCGCTTCCTCAGTAAAGAGCTTGCCGACGGACGCATTCCGCCGCAGTTCCTACCGCTACAAAGTGGCGTCGGTAATGTCGCCAATGCCGTCACGAAGGGAATGGGCGATAGTCCCGACATTCCTGACTTTGTGATGTACACCGAAGTCCTTCAATCCGCCGCATTCGATCTGCTGCAAAGCGGTCGACTTCGCGGGGCTAGTACTTGTGCGCTGACGCTAAAGCCCGAGCAAATGCTCGATCTTGCCGATAATATGAACTATTTCTCCAACCGATTGATCTTGCGTCCGCAAGAAATTTCGAACAACCCCGCGGCGGTTCGGCAACTCGGGGTCATCGCACTCAACACCGCACTCGAAGCCGATATCTATGGCCATGCCAATTCGACTCACGTTTGCGGCAACATGATTATGAACGGGATCGGTGGCAGCGGTGACTTCGCTCGTAATGCCTACCTCTCGGTCTTCTTCTGTCCTTCCGTTGCAAAGGGCGGCAAGATATCGACAATCGTGCCAATGTGTACCCACGTCGATCATAACGAGCATTCGGTGCAAGTCGTTGTTACCGAACAAGGACTCGCCGATTTACGAGGACTCGCACCGCAGGCGCGTGCCGAAATGATCATTGAAAAATGTGCCCATCCTGATTATCGCGGTTACTTGAAACAATACCTCAAGGATTCGAAAAATGGGCACATTCGCCATGATCTCGATCACTGTTTCGATCTTCACAAGCGGCTAGCCGAAACCGGATCGATGCTACCCTAA
- a CDS encoding vWA domain-containing protein — MMKRTINRTLQSVAIVISVSAFVADFGLFGPPAAEADEVTITIKTESKKQEDSSTNRPFVGERPAVDVAVLLDTSNSMDGLIDQAKSQLWNIVQEFAKAKRAGKTPLLRVSVFEYGNTNLPATEGYIRQVVQLTDDLDKVSEALFALSTSGGDEYCGEVISEAIKRLDWNGEPNSYKAVFIAGNEPFTQGSVDYKMACRQAIDHGIIVNTIHCGDYQTGINGKWKDGAELAEGKYMNINQDEQVVHIKCPQDKIIIELNAELNKTYLWYGAEEKRKGYAANQAAQDSNAYGSGGLSSRAAAKSSSLYRNVGRDLVDTFEEDNEAVRKLEVEKFPAEMQGLSPEQRMEKIESMSKRRAEIKAKLAAVNRERLAYIAAEKAKAADESAEDTFGDAFSEAVRNQLQTSGFEIEN, encoded by the coding sequence ATGATGAAACGAACGATTAACAGAACGCTCCAATCGGTAGCGATCGTGATTTCCGTCTCAGCCTTCGTAGCCGATTTCGGCTTGTTCGGGCCGCCGGCGGCGGAGGCTGACGAGGTCACGATTACCATCAAGACGGAATCGAAAAAGCAAGAGGACTCGTCGACAAATCGGCCATTCGTGGGGGAACGACCGGCGGTCGACGTGGCGGTGTTGCTCGACACTTCCAACTCGATGGATGGGCTGATTGACCAAGCAAAAAGCCAGCTATGGAATATCGTTCAAGAGTTTGCGAAAGCAAAACGCGCAGGCAAAACACCTCTGTTGCGCGTTTCCGTATTCGAATATGGCAATACGAATTTACCAGCAACCGAGGGCTACATTCGCCAGGTCGTGCAATTGACAGACGACTTAGACAAAGTCTCCGAAGCTCTGTTTGCCTTAAGCACAAGTGGCGGCGATGAATACTGTGGTGAAGTTATCTCCGAAGCAATCAAGCGGCTCGATTGGAATGGCGAGCCGAATTCGTACAAAGCAGTCTTTATCGCTGGTAACGAACCTTTCACCCAAGGCTCCGTTGATTACAAAATGGCCTGTCGTCAGGCGATTGATCATGGCATCATCGTCAACACCATCCATTGTGGTGACTACCAAACTGGCATCAACGGCAAATGGAAAGATGGAGCGGAATTGGCGGAAGGCAAATACATGAACATCAACCAGGACGAACAGGTCGTCCACATTAAATGCCCACAGGATAAGATCATCATCGAGCTCAATGCGGAGCTGAATAAAACCTATCTGTGGTACGGAGCCGAGGAAAAACGCAAAGGTTATGCAGCGAACCAAGCGGCACAAGACTCCAACGCCTACGGATCAGGTGGGCTTAGTAGCCGCGCGGCGGCCAAGTCAAGTTCATTGTATCGCAACGTGGGACGCGATTTGGTTGACACCTTCGAAGAAGACAATGAGGCGGTTAGGAAACTCGAGGTGGAAAAGTTCCCGGCTGAGATGCAAGGTTTGAGTCCCGAGCAGCGAATGGAGAAAATTGAATCGATGTCCAAACGCCGAGCGGAAATCAAGGCGAAGCTAGCTGCGGTCAACCGAGAGCGTCTCGCATACATTGCAGCTGAAAAAGCGAAAGCCGCCGACGAGTCAGCGGAGGACACATTTGGCGACGCCTTCTCCGAAGCGGTGCGAAACCAGCTTCAAACGTCTGGATTTGAAATCGAAAACTAA
- a CDS encoding HAD-IIA family hydrolase, translating into MQTGLLIDMDGVIYRSSELIAGADEFIRTLKRERIPFLFLTNNSQRTRRDVTTKLQRMGIDVEEENIFTCAMATARFLAKHKPNGTAFVLGEGGLLQALHLNGYSVVDHDPDFVVVGEGRTLTLENLENAVDMILGGAKLIATNMDPNCPTKSGTRPGSGATVAYLETVTGRKALNMGKPSPIMMRAARKELQMPTSQTVMVGDTMETDILGGVQMGYRTILTLSGSTKREDLDQFAYGPDVIVDSVAELCDPKVFFENRLPRGIIEDDTVANLAAWKLANA; encoded by the coding sequence ATGCAAACTGGCCTTTTGATCGACATGGATGGTGTCATCTACCGAAGCAGCGAATTGATCGCTGGCGCAGACGAATTTATTCGCACGCTCAAGCGAGAAAGAATTCCGTTTCTGTTCCTGACGAACAACAGCCAGCGGACGCGCCGCGATGTCACCACAAAACTGCAACGCATGGGCATTGATGTTGAGGAAGAGAATATCTTTACCTGTGCGATGGCAACAGCACGCTTCTTAGCGAAACATAAGCCAAATGGGACCGCGTTCGTTCTTGGCGAAGGAGGTCTTCTGCAAGCATTGCATCTCAACGGTTACTCGGTTGTCGACCATGATCCCGATTTCGTCGTTGTGGGAGAAGGGCGTACGCTAACGCTCGAAAACCTGGAAAACGCAGTCGACATGATCCTCGGAGGCGCAAAACTGATTGCTACCAACATGGATCCCAATTGTCCCACCAAGTCGGGCACTCGTCCGGGCAGCGGGGCGACGGTTGCCTATCTCGAAACGGTTACCGGTCGCAAGGCACTCAACATGGGCAAGCCAAGTCCGATCATGATGCGTGCGGCAAGAAAAGAACTCCAGATGCCAACATCGCAAACCGTAATGGTGGGCGACACCATGGAGACGGATATTCTAGGCGGTGTCCAAATGGGTTACCGGACCATCTTGACGCTCAGTGGCAGCACCAAGCGAGAAGATCTCGATCAATTCGCCTATGGCCCCGATGTCATTGTCGATTCGGTCGCTGAGCTTTGCGATCCAAAAGTCTTCTTTGAAAACCGCTTGCCACGCGGCATTATCGAGGATGACACGGTCGCCAACTTGGCAGCTTGGAAACTGGCAAACGCTTGA